A genomic stretch from Enterobacter oligotrophicus includes:
- the fliR gene encoding flagellar biosynthetic protein FliR, whose translation MGIDIHALINPLLALVFPFFRILAFLHFCPVLDNRAFSRRIKTVLALALAVIITPMLPEKVLLNELFSMRTLLLTGEQLLWGMLFGMAMQLVFVALQTAGHILSMNMGLGMAMMNDPVNGSSTTVISQMIYTFCGLLFFVMDGHLLVVTILYKGFVWWPIGQAINKPTLLLIAQSLGWIMSSATLIAIPTTFVMLIVQGGFGLLNRVSPTLNLFSLGFPISMLFGLLCISLMMNNIPDHYLNLTNEILARLEAVRSH comes from the coding sequence ATGGGCATCGATATTCATGCGCTGATTAACCCTCTGCTGGCGTTAGTCTTCCCGTTTTTTCGCATTCTGGCGTTTCTGCACTTTTGCCCGGTACTGGACAACCGCGCCTTTAGCCGTCGGATTAAAACCGTGCTCGCCCTGGCGCTGGCCGTCATCATCACGCCGATGCTGCCTGAAAAAGTGTTGCTGAACGAGCTGTTCTCGATGCGCACGCTCCTCCTCACGGGTGAACAACTGCTGTGGGGAATGCTGTTTGGGATGGCGATGCAGTTGGTGTTTGTCGCGCTGCAAACCGCCGGACATATTCTTTCGATGAATATGGGGCTCGGCATGGCAATGATGAACGACCCGGTGAACGGCAGTTCGACCACGGTGATTTCCCAGATGATCTACACCTTTTGTGGGCTGCTCTTTTTCGTGATGGACGGGCATCTGCTGGTGGTGACCATTCTCTACAAGGGCTTTGTCTGGTGGCCCATCGGCCAGGCGATTAACAAACCGACGCTACTGCTTATCGCGCAAAGCCTGGGCTGGATCATGTCCTCCGCAACGCTTATCGCCATCCCGACAACCTTTGTCATGCTGATTGTGCAGGGCGGTTTTGGGTTGCTTAACCGCGTCTCACCCACGCTGAACCTGTTCTCGCTGGGTTTTCCTATCAGCATGCTCTTCGGCCTGCTCTGCATCTCGTTGATGATGAACAATATTCCCGATCACTACCTCAATCTGACCAATGAAATCCTGGCCAGGCTCGAAGCCGTGAGGAGCCACTAA
- a CDS encoding flagellar motor switch protein FliG — protein sequence MSELTVSNSSKGSVKTGRSRLEQAAILLLSVGEEAAAKVMQKMNRDEVILLSDTMARLHGVKVDHARHAMNNFFDDYREQSGINGASRSYLRGILEKALGGEIASSVINGIYGDEIRHRMARLQWVDVPQLAALIEQEHLQLQAVFLAFLPPDVAAGVLSALSQERQDEIVWRIARLDDVNRDVIDELDRLIERGVAVLSEHGSKVIGIKHAANIVNRIPGNQQQLLEQLRERDAEVVDELEQEMYEFFILSRQTPATLQRLIEEIAIEEWAIALKGTEPVLRQAIFNVMPKRQVTLLQSTTTRLGPVPVSRVDHVRKEIMATVRQLAEEGEIQVQLFAEQTME from the coding sequence ATGAGCGAACTGACAGTAAGCAATAGCAGTAAAGGTAGCGTAAAAACAGGGCGCAGCCGACTGGAACAGGCCGCCATTCTGTTGCTCAGCGTCGGTGAAGAAGCGGCGGCAAAAGTGATGCAGAAGATGAACCGCGATGAGGTGATCCTGCTGAGCGACACCATGGCGCGTCTGCACGGCGTGAAGGTCGACCACGCCCGCCACGCGATGAATAACTTCTTCGATGATTACCGCGAGCAGAGCGGGATCAACGGTGCGTCACGCAGCTACCTGCGCGGCATTCTGGAGAAAGCGCTGGGGGGCGAAATTGCCAGCAGCGTAATTAACGGTATCTACGGCGATGAAATTCGTCACCGTATGGCACGTCTGCAGTGGGTGGATGTCCCGCAACTGGCAGCGCTGATTGAGCAGGAGCACCTTCAGCTTCAGGCGGTATTTCTGGCGTTTCTGCCGCCGGACGTGGCGGCGGGCGTGCTCAGTGCGCTCTCGCAGGAGCGTCAGGACGAAATCGTCTGGCGCATCGCACGTCTGGATGACGTCAACCGTGACGTCATTGACGAGCTGGACAGGCTGATTGAGCGCGGTGTGGCGGTGCTCTCCGAGCATGGCTCGAAAGTGATCGGTATTAAGCACGCCGCCAACATCGTTAACCGCATTCCGGGCAACCAGCAGCAGCTGCTGGAACAGCTGCGTGAGCGTGATGCTGAAGTAGTGGATGAGCTGGAACAGGAAATGTACGAGTTCTTCATCCTCAGCCGCCAGACGCCTGCCACCCTGCAGCGCCTGATAGAAGAAATTGCCATTGAAGAGTGGGCGATTGCGCTCAAAGGCACCGAGCCGGTGCTGCGCCAGGCCATCTTCAACGTTATGCCTAAACGCCAGGTCACCCTGCTGCAATCCACCACTACGCGTCTGGGGCCTGTGCCGGTCAGCCGCGTTGACCATGTGCGTAAAGAGATCATGGCCACGGTGCGCCAGCTGGCAGAAGAGGGTGAAATTCAGGTGCAGCTGTTTGCCGAGCAGACCATGGAGTAA
- the fliI gene encoding flagellar protein export ATPase FliI: MSDADFEQVLRSLENINLARVAGRLVRVAGILLECVGCRLAVGQLCQVEGAEGELIDAQVVGFDRDVTFLMPFKQPAGLIAGARVYPMDKQHGVLIGDQWLGRVVNGLGEPIDDQGKLTGDTVLPQQLPQVHPLKRQPVDAPLDVGVRAINGLLTIGKGQRVGLMAGSGVGKSVLLGMITRYTQAEVVVVGLIGERGREVKEFIEHSLGEAGRRKSVIVAAPADESPLMRIKATELCHTIASYYRDKGKDVLLLVDSLTRYAMAQREIALSLGEPPATKGYPPSAFGLIPRLVESAGNSESHGSMTAIYTVLAEGDDQQDPIVDCARAVLDGHIVLSRQLAEAGHYPAIDIAQSISRCMSQVTQREHQLSARTLKQLYAEYQSIKPLIPLGGYVAGADPMADKAVNLSPAITRFLQQEVQNAAPLDKTIADLNVLAQAG; the protein is encoded by the coding sequence ATGAGTGACGCCGATTTCGAGCAAGTCCTCCGCTCCCTGGAAAACATTAACCTGGCGCGTGTGGCGGGCAGGCTGGTACGCGTCGCCGGGATCTTGCTCGAATGCGTGGGTTGCCGTCTTGCCGTGGGCCAGCTTTGCCAGGTCGAAGGCGCGGAGGGGGAGTTGATTGACGCGCAGGTCGTGGGATTTGATCGCGATGTCACGTTCCTCATGCCTTTTAAACAGCCCGCAGGGTTGATTGCAGGGGCGCGCGTCTACCCGATGGATAAACAACACGGGGTTTTGATTGGCGATCAGTGGCTGGGGCGCGTGGTTAACGGCTTAGGTGAGCCGATAGATGATCAGGGCAAGTTGACCGGAGACACGGTGCTGCCACAGCAGTTGCCGCAGGTGCATCCTCTGAAGCGCCAGCCGGTAGACGCTCCGCTTGACGTCGGTGTACGGGCGATCAATGGCCTGCTGACTATCGGCAAAGGACAGCGTGTGGGGCTGATGGCGGGCAGTGGCGTGGGGAAAAGCGTGCTGCTTGGGATGATCACTCGCTACACCCAGGCGGAAGTGGTGGTGGTAGGGCTCATTGGCGAGCGTGGCCGTGAAGTAAAAGAGTTTATTGAGCATTCGCTGGGTGAAGCCGGACGCCGTAAGTCGGTGATCGTGGCAGCACCGGCGGATGAATCGCCGCTGATGCGTATTAAAGCCACTGAGCTGTGCCACACCATTGCCAGCTACTACCGTGACAAAGGTAAAGATGTCCTGCTGCTGGTGGACTCCCTCACGCGATATGCCATGGCGCAGCGTGAAATCGCGCTCTCTCTGGGCGAACCGCCAGCCACCAAAGGTTATCCGCCTTCGGCGTTTGGCTTAATCCCCCGGCTGGTTGAAAGTGCGGGCAACAGCGAGAGTCATGGCTCCATGACCGCGATTTATACCGTGCTGGCAGAAGGCGATGATCAGCAAGACCCGATTGTGGACTGCGCTCGCGCCGTGCTGGACGGGCACATTGTGCTGTCGCGCCAGCTGGCGGAAGCCGGACATTATCCGGCGATCGATATCGCGCAATCTATCAGTCGTTGTATGAGCCAGGTGACGCAGCGGGAACACCAGCTTTCCGCCCGAACCCTGAAGCAGCTTTATGCTGAATATCAGAGCATCAAGCCGCTGATCCCCCTCGGCGGCTATGTGGCGGGTGCCGACCCAATGGCTGACAAGGCGGTAAACCTCTCGCCAGCGATTACCCGATTTCTGCAGCAGGAAGTGCAAAACGCCGCGCCGCTCGACAAGACCATTGCCGATCTGAACGTACTGGCGCAGGCAGGATAA
- a CDS encoding FliM/FliN family flagellar motor switch protein: MVKLDVSKLGRPWHKLPKLMNDSFDIFDARLSIYFLKKLRVNVALKSMSFAIDQNYKNTQLFSTPFGSIAFNIDRTLLLQILHDYYGLGKESRNKSLDIHQPITKTEDRLKNKIGLDLTRLLIDEAIFGQNIEIKSDNTTVINQWSWCVTFTLEGYEEGSFTLLFDNAHVDQMLATLRSPETEQQAGRQAAPTPSQIERLFYSMPLKFSGHVASLNLTVSQLAKIKPGDIIPVNINESVPVYIGKEQIFDAKIAEDRGKLLLCEFNDRTIEKHYE; this comes from the coding sequence ATGGTAAAGCTCGATGTGAGCAAACTTGGCCGCCCGTGGCATAAGCTGCCAAAATTGATGAATGACAGCTTCGATATCTTCGATGCCCGTTTGAGCATTTATTTCCTGAAAAAACTTCGCGTCAACGTTGCCTTAAAATCGATGAGCTTTGCTATCGATCAGAACTATAAAAACACGCAGCTGTTTTCAACGCCGTTCGGGTCCATTGCATTTAATATTGACCGTACATTGTTATTACAAATTCTTCATGACTATTACGGGCTGGGTAAAGAGAGCCGTAATAAATCTCTGGATATTCATCAGCCGATCACAAAAACAGAAGACAGGCTGAAAAATAAAATCGGTCTGGATCTGACGCGCCTCCTGATTGACGAAGCGATCTTCGGCCAGAATATAGAGATTAAAAGCGACAACACCACCGTGATTAACCAGTGGTCATGGTGCGTGACGTTCACGCTGGAAGGGTATGAGGAAGGCAGCTTCACGCTGCTGTTTGATAACGCCCACGTGGACCAAATGCTGGCCACATTGCGCTCACCTGAAACAGAACAGCAGGCGGGTCGTCAGGCAGCACCGACCCCGTCGCAAATCGAACGCCTGTTTTACAGCATGCCGCTGAAGTTCAGCGGGCATGTTGCCAGCCTCAATTTGACAGTTTCCCAACTGGCGAAAATCAAGCCTGGCGACATTATTCCCGTAAACATTAATGAAAGCGTTCCGGTATATATCGGAAAAGAACAGATTTTTGACGCCAAAATCGCAGAAGATCGCGGCAAGTTATTACTCTGTGAATTTAATGACAGAACCATTGAGAAGCATTATGAGTGA
- the fliP gene encoding flagellar type III secretion system pore protein FliP (The bacterial flagellar biogenesis protein FliP forms a type III secretion system (T3SS)-type pore required for flagellar assembly.): protein MIARFRIALPWLLLGGLLFSPQLLAANGDITLFSSATTDGGQDYNVKIEILILMTLLGLLPVMLMMMTCFTRFIIVLAILRQALGLQQSPPNKILTGIALALTLLVMRPVWTTIYQDAIVPFQNDEITMKQAFGKAEVPLKNFMLAQTSNKAMSQMMTIAGVTGDPKEQDLTVVTPAYLLSELKTAFQIGFMIYIPFLVIDLIVASILMAMGMMMLSPLIVSLPFKLMLFVLCDGWTLIVGTLTSSVQGL from the coding sequence ATGATCGCGCGTTTTCGCATCGCACTGCCCTGGCTACTGCTGGGCGGTTTGCTCTTTTCCCCGCAACTGCTGGCTGCCAATGGCGACATTACGCTGTTCAGCTCGGCAACCACCGACGGCGGCCAGGATTATAACGTCAAGATTGAAATCCTGATCCTGATGACCCTGCTGGGTCTGCTGCCGGTGATGCTAATGATGATGACCTGCTTTACGCGCTTCATTATCGTGCTGGCGATCCTGCGCCAGGCGCTCGGTCTGCAACAAAGCCCGCCCAATAAAATACTTACCGGGATCGCGCTGGCGCTTACGCTGCTGGTGATGCGCCCGGTATGGACCACCATTTATCAGGACGCCATCGTGCCGTTTCAGAATGACGAAATCACCATGAAGCAGGCGTTTGGTAAGGCCGAAGTGCCGCTGAAAAACTTTATGCTGGCGCAAACCAGCAATAAAGCGATGTCGCAAATGATGACGATTGCGGGCGTGACGGGCGATCCGAAAGAGCAGGATTTAACCGTTGTCACGCCTGCCTACCTGCTGAGCGAGCTGAAAACGGCTTTCCAGATCGGCTTTATGATTTACATCCCTTTCCTGGTCATTGACCTGATTGTCGCCAGTATTTTGATGGCAATGGGGATGATGATGCTTTCGCCGCTGATTGTCTCGCTGCCGTTCAAGCTGATGCTGTTTGTGCTGTGTGACGGCTGGACACTCATCGTCGGTACACTCACTTCAAGCGTGCAGGGGCTATAG
- the fliF gene encoding flagellar basal-body MS-ring/collar protein FliF, whose protein sequence is MLTKLKETFSAFPLPAGRLKPQWLIAAGTLLLTGAIVFSLWRSNQGYVALYGSEEKLPVAQVVEVLGAESIAYRVNPDNGQILIPEDKLPRARMALAAKGITAVMPDGYELMDKEEMLGSSQFVQNVRYKRSLEGELARSIMALDPVENARVHLGLSEASSFVMTNKPQSSASVMLQLRYGKHLDEQQVAAIVQLVAGSVPGMQAASVRVVDQAGNLLSENGQQGSSNMANIRQGRDVIERIKNETINNIAGLLTPLFGSDNFRISVTPSVDMSSVEETQERLGKEPQISDENISRENTTNELAIGIPGSLSNRPVNQPAAPVTPPMAANQQAAQTQTQTSTPSSLSSRSQEQRKYAFDRDIRHIRHPGYKLEKLRVAVALNQAAPALASMTPEQLTALTRLVEDAAGIEKSRGDSLTLDRLAFVEKTVDGMPELKWWQDPNIQYWGQNGGIGMLILLTLLFGLRPLAQRYGRREPAELAAIEGSAQTEAIENNMVTTEAGLSGLPGPAFNQDGELPPQSSGLETKVEYLQMLAENETERMAEVLKQWINSNERTDSKQ, encoded by the coding sequence GTGCTGACTAAGTTAAAAGAGACATTTTCTGCATTTCCCCTCCCGGCAGGCCGCCTGAAACCGCAATGGCTTATTGCGGCAGGCACCCTTTTGCTGACCGGGGCCATCGTATTTTCGCTCTGGCGCAGTAACCAGGGTTACGTTGCGCTGTACGGCAGTGAAGAAAAGCTGCCCGTGGCGCAGGTTGTTGAGGTGCTGGGGGCCGAATCGATTGCCTACCGCGTTAACCCGGACAACGGGCAAATTCTGATCCCGGAAGACAAACTGCCGCGGGCGCGTATGGCGCTGGCGGCAAAAGGGATTACCGCCGTGATGCCGGACGGCTACGAGCTGATGGACAAGGAAGAGATGCTGGGCAGCAGCCAGTTTGTCCAGAACGTTCGCTACAAGCGCAGCCTTGAAGGCGAGCTGGCCCGCAGCATTATGGCGCTTGATCCGGTTGAGAACGCGCGCGTCCATCTGGGGCTGAGCGAGGCCAGCTCCTTTGTGATGACCAACAAACCGCAAAGCAGCGCGTCGGTGATGCTTCAACTGCGTTATGGCAAACATCTGGATGAGCAGCAGGTTGCGGCAATTGTACAACTGGTTGCCGGGAGCGTGCCTGGCATGCAGGCCGCCAGCGTGCGGGTGGTGGATCAGGCCGGGAATTTGCTGTCAGAAAACGGTCAACAGGGCAGCAGCAACATGGCGAACATTCGCCAGGGCCGCGATGTGATCGAACGTATCAAAAACGAAACCATCAACAATATTGCCGGTCTGTTAACCCCGCTGTTTGGCAGCGATAACTTCCGTATCAGCGTGACGCCCAGCGTCGACATGAGCAGCGTGGAAGAGACGCAGGAGCGCCTGGGCAAAGAGCCGCAAATCAGCGATGAGAACATCTCGCGGGAAAACACCACCAATGAACTGGCTATCGGGATACCGGGTTCACTGAGCAACCGTCCGGTTAACCAGCCTGCAGCACCGGTTACGCCACCGATGGCCGCGAATCAGCAGGCCGCACAGACTCAAACGCAAACCAGCACACCGAGTTCCCTCTCCAGCCGCAGCCAGGAGCAGCGTAAGTACGCCTTCGACCGCGATATTCGTCACATCCGCCATCCGGGTTACAAGCTCGAGAAACTGCGCGTGGCGGTGGCGTTAAACCAGGCTGCGCCTGCGCTTGCCAGCATGACGCCAGAGCAACTGACGGCACTGACAAGGCTGGTGGAAGATGCCGCAGGCATTGAAAAGTCGCGCGGCGATTCGCTTACCCTGGACAGGCTGGCCTTCGTGGAAAAAACCGTAGATGGCATGCCGGAACTGAAGTGGTGGCAAGACCCGAATATTCAGTACTGGGGGCAGAACGGCGGGATCGGCATGTTGATTTTACTCACGCTGCTGTTCGGTCTGCGTCCACTGGCACAGCGCTATGGCCGTCGTGAACCGGCGGAGCTTGCCGCAATAGAGGGCTCTGCTCAGACCGAGGCTATCGAAAATAACATGGTGACGACTGAAGCGGGTCTGTCGGGGCTGCCAGGGCCAGCCTTCAATCAGGATGGGGAACTGCCACCGCAAAGTTCTGGCCTGGAAACTAAGGTGGAATACCTGCAAATGCTGGCGGAAAACGAAACTGAACGTATGGCCGAAGTATTGAAACAATGGATCAACAGCAATGAGCGAACTGACAGTAAGCAATAG
- the fliE gene encoding flagellar hook-basal body complex protein FliE codes for MDKINAIGMSASQQAMLDRMHTTAAVASSGALSHSAFIAPGATLSGVTGAHELSFSQVLNNAIDNVDGLQHAAGAKQKAIELGQSDDLAGAMIESQKASVAFSAMMQVRNKLTTALDEVMNTPL; via the coding sequence ATGGACAAAATTAACGCTATCGGTATGTCAGCCAGCCAGCAGGCTATGCTGGACCGAATGCATACCACGGCTGCGGTGGCCTCTTCAGGTGCGCTGAGCCACTCCGCTTTTATCGCGCCGGGGGCGACCTTATCCGGCGTCACGGGCGCACATGAACTCTCCTTCTCGCAGGTCCTGAATAATGCCATCGACAATGTTGATGGCCTGCAGCACGCCGCAGGAGCAAAACAAAAGGCCATTGAGCTGGGTCAGAGCGACGATCTGGCCGGGGCCATGATTGAATCGCAAAAAGCCAGCGTGGCCTTTTCCGCCATGATGCAGGTGCGTAACAAGCTCACCACTGCGCTTGACGAAGTGATGAATACTCCGCTGTAA
- the fliJ gene encoding flagellar export protein FliJ: protein MKKIIHTLEQLHQMRNRAVQDLSVKLASQQQLCQRLEKNIHALSNLVTSTVQEIQGSAVMLSNQSVYKRHIQRVIDWQKQEQALASVEAQKLQGNLLAESRKEKSLEQVLASRRDALRLAQERRDQKITDAMSAQCWLRQQQAQRQR, encoded by the coding sequence ATGAAGAAGATCATTCATACCCTTGAGCAACTCCACCAGATGCGTAACCGCGCGGTGCAGGATCTCAGCGTTAAACTGGCCTCCCAGCAGCAGCTGTGCCAGCGGCTGGAAAAGAACATACACGCGCTGTCGAACCTGGTCACCAGCACCGTTCAGGAGATACAGGGGAGTGCGGTAATGCTCAGCAATCAGTCGGTCTATAAGCGCCATATTCAACGCGTCATTGACTGGCAAAAGCAGGAGCAGGCGCTGGCAAGCGTGGAGGCGCAAAAGCTGCAGGGAAATCTGCTGGCGGAATCGCGCAAAGAAAAAAGTCTGGAGCAGGTGCTGGCATCCCGACGTGATGCGCTCCGCCTGGCGCAGGAGCGCCGCGATCAGAAAATCACGGATGCCATGTCGGCACAGTGTTGGTTACGACAACAACAGGCACAACGGCAGCGATAA
- a CDS encoding sigma-54 interaction domain-containing protein yields MSIVIEHEVRNENGFVASAPESVNVFSLARRVAKYNVSVLITGETGTGKECVSRYIHENALGADAPYVGVNCAAIPESMLEAILFGYEKGAFTGAVTGVAGKFEQANGGTLLLDEIGDMPLALQAKLLRVLQEQEVERLGSHKKIPLDIRLVASTNKDLQQEIAEGRFRQDLFYRISVVPIHITPLRERRLDIIPMALRFIAKYKAFHKGNIRLSDEARHALLAYDWPGNVRELENVIQRGMILSNGEVITANDFGLPVPASLSPVSAVELMPAYREPQTAPSAIGNVKLHGRMAEYQYIIELLKRHNGNKSKTAAFLGITPRALRYRLAAMREEGIDIECYS; encoded by the coding sequence ATGAGTATTGTTATTGAACATGAAGTCCGTAATGAAAATGGATTTGTTGCCAGTGCGCCTGAAAGCGTAAATGTATTTTCATTAGCACGCCGTGTTGCCAAATATAATGTATCGGTACTTATTACAGGCGAGACGGGGACAGGTAAAGAGTGCGTTTCACGTTACATCCATGAAAATGCATTAGGTGCTGATGCACCGTATGTGGGTGTGAACTGTGCCGCCATTCCTGAAAGTATGCTGGAAGCGATTTTATTCGGCTACGAAAAAGGCGCATTTACCGGTGCGGTAACAGGCGTTGCCGGGAAATTTGAACAGGCAAACGGCGGAACGCTGCTGTTGGATGAAATCGGTGATATGCCACTCGCGCTTCAGGCAAAATTATTGCGCGTGTTACAGGAGCAGGAAGTTGAGCGTCTGGGGAGCCATAAAAAAATCCCACTGGATATTCGTCTGGTTGCCTCCACCAATAAAGATTTGCAGCAGGAAATTGCGGAAGGGCGTTTTCGTCAGGATCTGTTTTACCGTATTTCGGTTGTTCCCATTCATATTACCCCGCTGCGCGAACGCCGCCTGGACATTATCCCGATGGCATTGCGTTTTATCGCCAAATATAAAGCCTTTCACAAAGGCAATATTCGCTTAAGCGACGAAGCCCGCCATGCGCTGCTGGCCTATGACTGGCCGGGTAACGTCCGCGAACTGGAGAATGTCATTCAGCGCGGGATGATTCTGAGCAACGGCGAAGTGATCACTGCAAACGACTTTGGTTTGCCCGTTCCTGCGTCGCTGAGCCCCGTTTCGGCTGTTGAGTTGATGCCTGCCTACCGTGAACCACAGACGGCTCCGTCCGCCATTGGCAACGTTAAACTGCATGGCCGGATGGCAGAGTACCAGTACATCATCGAATTACTTAAGCGCCATAACGGCAATAAGTCCAAAACGGCCGCTTTCCTGGGTATCACGCCGCGTGCTTTACGTTACCGACTCGCCGCAATGCGCGAGGAAGGTATCGATATCGAATGCTACTCATAA
- the fliQ gene encoding flagellar biosynthesis protein FliQ: protein MVTMDIAGDIMATGIKLVLVISAVAIVPSLIVGLCVSIFQATTQINEQTLSFLPRLLVTLAVLIIGGKWMLTQLVDFTVNIFQQAAALVG from the coding sequence GTGGTCACAATGGATATCGCCGGGGACATCATGGCGACCGGCATTAAACTGGTGCTGGTTATCTCTGCTGTCGCGATTGTACCCAGCCTGATTGTCGGCCTGTGCGTCAGTATTTTCCAGGCCACAACGCAAATTAACGAACAGACCCTGAGCTTTCTGCCTCGCCTTCTGGTGACGCTGGCGGTTTTGATTATTGGCGGTAAATGGATGCTGACCCAACTGGTCGACTTCACCGTTAATATTTTTCAGCAGGCGGCGGCACTGGTGGGTTAG
- a CDS encoding FliM/FliN family flagellar motor switch protein — protein sequence MSDQQQDLSQSLDFGDLNLGEMPREETVEGNIRLDLQAEPETSSGIDDLRKMALFSRIPVTLTLEVASVDVSLADLLTVGHDSVIELDKMAGEPLDIKVNGILFGKAEAVVLNDKYGLRILEFNSKELGELTP from the coding sequence ATGAGTGATCAGCAACAAGACCTGAGCCAGTCCCTGGATTTTGGCGACCTGAATCTCGGAGAGATGCCGCGCGAAGAGACCGTGGAGGGCAATATTCGTCTGGATCTCCAGGCAGAACCGGAAACGTCGTCCGGCATTGACGATCTGCGCAAAATGGCGCTGTTTAGCCGCATTCCGGTCACGCTGACGCTGGAAGTCGCCTCCGTTGACGTGTCGCTGGCCGACCTCCTGACCGTAGGCCACGACTCGGTGATTGAACTGGATAAAATGGCGGGCGAGCCTCTGGACATCAAGGTGAACGGCATTCTGTTTGGTAAAGCCGAAGCCGTGGTGCTGAACGATAAGTACGGCCTGCGTATTCTGGAGTTCAACAGCAAAGAGCTGGGCGAGCTGACACCATGA
- the fliH gene encoding flagellar assembly protein FliH, which yields MYKKQSLPLSALTNSRQAVIKPRLHKFPPLRKRRVVQGHPEESTHAVDGAAIQAQLQQGFQDGLNSGFAQGMEEGKEEGYQEGLRLGFDEGVRKGRSEGKMQARQQFLEAAHPLDSIIASMEAFMANYEQRRREELLQLVEKVTRQVIRCELSLHPTQILTLVEEALSALPQQPEQVKVLLNSDEHRRISEAEPEKVVHWGLTADPELPPGECRVITNTTEMDVGCQHRLDQCMDALKANLLPESHDE from the coding sequence ATGTATAAAAAACAGAGCTTACCCCTGAGTGCACTGACCAATAGCCGTCAGGCGGTGATCAAGCCGCGTTTGCACAAATTCCCGCCGCTGCGTAAACGCCGCGTGGTGCAAGGACATCCTGAAGAAAGTACGCATGCCGTCGACGGGGCGGCCATTCAGGCGCAGCTTCAGCAAGGTTTTCAGGATGGCCTGAACAGCGGTTTTGCGCAGGGAATGGAAGAGGGCAAAGAAGAGGGATATCAGGAAGGGCTGCGCCTGGGTTTTGACGAGGGCGTGCGTAAAGGGCGCTCCGAGGGAAAAATGCAGGCGCGTCAGCAATTTCTGGAAGCCGCCCATCCTCTGGACAGCATTATCGCGTCGATGGAAGCGTTCATGGCGAACTATGAACAGCGCCGCCGCGAAGAGCTGCTGCAACTGGTGGAAAAAGTCACCCGCCAGGTGATTCGTTGCGAACTTTCCCTCCATCCGACACAAATTCTCACCCTGGTGGAAGAGGCGCTTAGCGCATTACCGCAGCAGCCGGAGCAGGTCAAAGTGCTGTTAAACAGCGACGAGCATCGCCGTATCAGCGAGGCGGAGCCTGAAAAAGTGGTGCACTGGGGGCTGACGGCCGATCCCGAACTGCCGCCCGGCGAGTGCCGCGTGATCACCAACACCACCGAAATGGACGTTGGATGCCAGCATCGCCTTGACCAGTGTATGGATGCCCTGAAAGCGAACCTGCTGCCGGAATCTCACGATGAGTGA